The Skermanella pratensis genome has a window encoding:
- the glmM gene encoding phosphoglucosamine mutase, whose translation MMTRKLFGTDGIRGTANIEPMTAETALKVAMATAVQFHRGDHRHLAVIGKDTRLSGYMLEPALTAGLIAMGMDVVLVGPMPTPAVAMLTRSLRADLGIMISASHNPFQDNGIKLFGPDGYKLSDEVEAEIESRLADPLGSSLVKPAALGRASRLEDASGRYIEFVKNTFPRGLRLDGLKIVVDCANGAAYKVAPKVLWELGAEVVSVGVKPDGININRQCGAIEPQMLQSEVVANGADLGIALDGDADRLILVDEKGRQIDGDQVMGLVGRSWCESGKLKGNGVVATVMSNLGLERSLKGLGLDLVRTPVGDRYVVEHMREHGFNVGGEQSGHIVLSDYGTTGDGLIAALQVLAVIQESGRRVSDVCRVFEPVPQLLKNVRFEGGAAPLEDGQVKAAIRDGEARLSGSGRLLIRKSGTEPVIRVMAEGDDEALVNAVVGDIVQRIQEAAVRQQEAAE comes from the coding sequence ATGATGACCCGTAAACTGTTCGGCACCGATGGCATCCGCGGTACGGCCAACATAGAGCCGATGACCGCCGAAACCGCCCTCAAGGTCGCCATGGCGACGGCGGTCCAGTTCCATCGCGGCGATCACCGGCATCTGGCGGTGATCGGCAAGGACACCCGCCTGTCCGGTTACATGCTGGAGCCGGCGCTGACCGCGGGGCTGATCGCCATGGGCATGGACGTCGTGCTGGTCGGGCCGATGCCCACGCCGGCGGTCGCGATGCTGACCCGGAGCCTGCGCGCCGATCTCGGCATCATGATCTCGGCATCCCACAATCCGTTCCAGGACAACGGCATCAAGCTGTTCGGCCCCGACGGCTACAAGCTTTCCGACGAGGTCGAGGCGGAGATCGAGAGCCGCCTGGCCGATCCCCTGGGCTCGTCGCTGGTCAAGCCGGCGGCGCTGGGCCGGGCGAGCCGCCTGGAGGACGCCAGCGGCCGATACATCGAGTTCGTCAAGAACACCTTCCCGCGCGGGCTTCGGCTGGACGGGCTCAAGATCGTGGTCGATTGCGCCAACGGCGCGGCCTACAAGGTCGCGCCCAAGGTCCTGTGGGAGCTCGGGGCGGAGGTCGTCTCGGTCGGCGTCAAGCCGGACGGCATCAACATCAACCGCCAGTGCGGGGCCATCGAGCCCCAGATGCTCCAGAGCGAGGTGGTCGCCAACGGCGCGGACCTCGGCATCGCGCTGGACGGCGACGCGGATCGGCTGATCCTGGTGGACGAGAAGGGCCGTCAGATCGACGGCGACCAGGTGATGGGTCTGGTCGGGCGGTCGTGGTGCGAGTCCGGCAAGCTGAAGGGCAACGGCGTGGTCGCCACCGTGATGTCCAACCTGGGCCTGGAGCGATCCCTGAAGGGGCTCGGGCTCGACCTCGTGCGGACACCGGTCGGCGACCGCTACGTCGTCGAGCACATGCGCGAGCACGGCTTCAATGTCGGCGGCGAACAGTCGGGCCACATCGTGCTGAGCGACTACGGCACCACCGGCGACGGGCTGATCGCCGCGCTCCAGGTCCTGGCCGTGATCCAGGAAAGCGGCCGGCGCGTCAGCGACGTCTGCCGGGTGTTCGAGCCGGTGCCCCAGCTTCTGAAGAACGTCCGGTTCGAGGGCGGCGCGGCACCGCTGGAAGACGGGCAGGTCAAGGCGGCGATCCGGGACGGGGAGGCGCGGCTGAGCGGCTCCGGCCGGCTGCTGATCCGCAAGTCCGGGACCGAGCCGGTTATTCGCGTAATGGCCGAAGGCGACGATGAAGCCTTGGTTAATGCCGTCGTGGGGGATATCGTTCAGCGGATCCAGGAAGCGGCGGTGCGGCAACAGGAAGCGGCTGAATGA
- the thiD gene encoding bifunctional hydroxymethylpyrimidine kinase/phosphomethylpyrimidine kinase, with amino-acid sequence MRGRVLIVAGSDSGGGAGIQGDIKTVTALTGYAATAITALTAQNTLGVFGIHPVPVEFIAQQMRLVLEDIGADAIKTGMLHSGEVIDTVADVLDELGGDIPLVVDPVMVAKGGAMLLDPDASHALQRRLLPRADVITPNIPEAQVLSGLEILDLDDMRHAANLMLSYGPKAVLLKGGHMEGETVTDLLVTNDGEEVFTSRRIDTRHTHGTGCTLASAIATGLAQRLTLPEAVTRARNYVDQAIRQAPGYGGGHGPLNHAWTVADGF; translated from the coding sequence ATGAGGGGAAGGGTCTTGATCGTCGCCGGCTCCGACAGCGGAGGCGGCGCCGGTATCCAGGGCGACATCAAGACGGTGACGGCGCTGACCGGCTATGCCGCGACCGCCATCACCGCGCTGACGGCGCAGAACACCCTGGGCGTGTTCGGCATCCATCCGGTGCCGGTGGAGTTCATCGCCCAGCAGATGCGGCTGGTCCTGGAGGATATCGGGGCCGACGCGATCAAGACCGGCATGCTCCATAGCGGGGAGGTGATCGACACGGTCGCCGACGTGCTGGACGAGCTCGGCGGCGACATCCCGCTGGTGGTCGATCCGGTGATGGTCGCCAAGGGCGGGGCCATGCTGCTCGATCCGGACGCCAGCCACGCGCTTCAACGCCGGTTGCTGCCCCGTGCCGACGTGATCACGCCCAACATCCCGGAAGCCCAGGTGCTGAGCGGCCTGGAGATCCTGGACCTGGACGACATGCGCCACGCGGCCAACCTGATGCTCAGCTACGGTCCCAAGGCCGTGCTCCTGAAGGGCGGCCACATGGAGGGCGAGACGGTCACCGACCTGCTGGTGACCAACGACGGTGAGGAGGTCTTCACCTCGCGCCGGATCGACACCCGCCATACCCACGGCACCGGCTGCACGCTGGCATCCGCGATCGCGACCGGCCTCGCCCAGCGGCTGACCCTGCCGGAGGCGGTGACCCGCGCCCGGAACTATGTGGACCAGGCGATCCGTCAGGCCCCGGGGTATGGCGGCGGCCACGGCCCGCTGAACCATGCCTGGACGGTCGCGGACGGGTTCTGA